Genomic window (Magnolia sinica isolate HGM2019 chromosome 6, MsV1, whole genome shotgun sequence):
ttttgttAGGAGTTATTGGGACCGGTCATTTTCATTAGAGATCGATCGGATGGATAGAATCACTCGATTAGGTATGAGTTTTGCAAGTTGGGTGATGGGAAGTGATTTAGactgaatggacggtccagatcgatgaTTATGACCAATCACTGGTTGTGGAATGCAATTATTTTAGCGTAACATGCGGGGAGGTTTTAAAAGACAGCAATGTCATTATCACGCTTTTGAATACATACCCCAGCATGATTAAGTATtagaatggacggtggatatggaCTCCTCGACGTAGTAGCAGGGTCCAGGCTCTTGGCTATGATGATGCCAGGGCCGAGTTCCATCACATAGGCGATCTCATTAAAATCCAACTAAAGGCGCGTTTGGCTGCACGAATGAATTGAACTGTAAAACTAATGGCTGCGATTCAATCGAACCATGCGTCCAAACGCACACGCTCTAAGCCAGATTATTTAGCCATAGCCCAGATCTCGCACCTGAGCCTGGCCTATTCCCTAAATTGGTTTGAAAGGTGGGCCAGGCCctgaaaattgatgaatggtccagatggcCTGTACTACTGGGCCTAAAGTAGTTTATGCATATTTTGTGTAGAATATCCTAACTACATGAAATCAGGACGGTCCACTAATTAGGCAAGCTAGACTGTTGAAATCAACCAATGAGCAATGGTCGATTTAAATCAGTGTacgcttgtggcccacctaatgagtggagtgGATTAATCAATGTAcgtttgtggtccacctgaggagaCCAGGGCCAGGCCAGGGCTAGCTCTGGTCCAGGCCGTTTCCATCCTATTATACAGAGATATTCAAACACATGATGCTCTTGCCATCATGTTGGAATGCTATCCAAATCCAACATGATATAGTCCATGTGACATCATGTTggaatcagatccaaatccatTCATCAAAGGAATGCTACCATCCAGATGCTCTTGCCAAAGAATACGGTCGGTCcatttgtcaggtgggccacttttcgTATGGCTGAAAAAATatcttggctgaagttttctaccCGTTGGGCTGTTTCTAACATCATAGTCCACCTGGTAAATGGactggaccagatttatttttggcgGGAACCATCTACAAGGTTAGACCTACCTAATGGACGGCAGCCCATTCACACTTTTGCCTGTTTTGTATCTCACTTGAGTTTTCAATCTGGCTCTTGTTTGGGTAAATGGGTAACAAGAGGCGTCATAAGGGATAAAAGTaaggctgtacatcgagccgagtcgaggtgggccaagcttggctccacttgtccatgctgtacttgagtttgagcttgagctcggcctcgagctcaacattgaagcttggcttgtttgcccaagttgtcgagtcaagttcgagtcgagctagtggttcgagtcgagctcgagcttgttcatatcatccagcgcccaacctgacccaatccAGTGCCTAACCCGACCCAAACCCATCGCCTAACCCGACCCAAACGAGTCCAAACCCCAATCCGACTCAACCTATTGTTGTTgccacccaacccgacccaacccatcgGCCATCATTGCCCAACCTGACCTAATTAATCAtattccaatttttatttttatttttttaaaaaaaatctacaatcatatcatatattatttattatattaatataaataattttttaaaaaaaaaacattaatcaACAAAATCACCTACCTTTGTGCTTTGTGGTGGCCGAATGGGCTGAGTGGACTGCTGGGTGCAGCCATGCGATTGCGTGGGTTGGCTCGGACACTtcaggagaatgagagaaaaagagagatagagaggggcaGAGATGACGACCGGTGGCCGGTGGGCTGCTGGGTGCGGCCGTGCGACGTGCGGGCTGTTCGGTAGGGTTAAGGTAAGagcaagggaaagaaagagaaggagagagagagagaatggataaGGTAGGGGTAGGGTTTTTTAAGTTTTTtacttttaacttttttttaaaagttaaatattatatatatatatatatatatatatatatcttactcGAGCCGATTCGAACTCGAgatcgagcttcgagtcgagtcgagttgaaatgccccatggtcgaactcggctcaaactcaactcgagtTTCAAATATTTAGCTTGACTCAGCCCGAATCGGGCAttcaatccgagttgactcgAGCGAGTTTTTCAAGCTAGCTCAACTCGTGAATAGCCCTAGATAAAAGGATAGATATGATACTGTCATCATAGTGGTCCGACATATCCTACAAGCTACACATGAGCGTGAAGAGAGGCGGGAGCGTTcgagaacggattgactactccccctaccactggtcagtgctctgtgggccccaacatgatgtatgtgcttcatccattctgttcattcatttttacatatcattttagggcttgatacaaaaaatgataagaatataaatctcatgtggaccacaccatacgaaaacaatagtaattggatatccactattaaaatcctcctgagggccactatactgtttatttgacatccaatatgttgattaggtcatacagacccagatgaagggaaaaaacaaagattaggttgatccaaaacttttatggccccccaaaagtttttaatggttgaaattcattcaacactatttcctgtaatgtggtgcacttgagattgggatatacctcattttttctctcatgcaataaaatgatctagaaaaatagattgacggcatggatgaaacacatacatcatggtggggtccacagagcaccgaccactagccattggctggtggcagggggagtagccaatccgtttccggagtGCTCATGCAAGAAAAAGTAACAGATAAATTCATGCAGCTAGCTGGACATCGAGTTAAgttggaccaagttagggctgacccaacccaactcagATTTGAAATAGACTTGACTTGAACTCGACCTGACTTGGCACTAAGTCCAGTGTGCCTGACTCAATTTGAGTCCGGGTCTAGTATAGACTAAtccggatcgagttgggtcaagtCAGCACTGAGTTGGGTCCATTCAACTTTACCTTATTCCAATTTTACAAAACCCACAAATTAGAATACAGTAGCATGATGCATTTCAAAAGAATATATGAAAATCATGGAATAAAAGTATTTCCGAACACAAAATTACATTGAATAGTTGATTTGGAGAGCTAGTGGCCGTCAAGAGTAGGTGGTGAGTGGATGGGCTTGGTACGTATGGGCAAGCTGCTCAGTTGAGACGAGCGGCCAAGCTAGTGACTGTCAGGTTATGACCGTCGAGTGCGGGAGATAAGGAAGGGAgtggagtagagagagagagagagagagagagagagagagagagagagagtaaatgaGGGATgccatatgatatatatatatatatatatatatatatatatatatatatatatatatatatatatatatatatatatatatatatatatatatatcccaaacTCGAGTCTAGCCGAAtttcgaatcgagttgagtcaagttgagttactgggtgatctggactcgactcggtttgagtttggattaggCGAAGTTTACTCGTTTcgaatcgactcacccactcgattTGGGTCGAGGTGGGTCTGAACGAGTAGGATGAGTTGACTCATCCTGTGCTCAGCTCTACAAGCCACCATGCAACTAAAATTCAACTAATTGATTTATAAGAATgaggaattttgaaatttttaaaatatgattgatttatattgaaaatctcaTTTAAGGGCATTTGGACGGTAAATTACTTTAGATAAGCAATTTTGAATGCTCCGCTAGGCAAGCGGTCACTTTTACTTATGCTTATCAGTTGTACATGCGGGGTGTGGAGTGACGTAGATGCAAATAATGCGTTTGATTTTTGAAGTCACCATTAGCTAAATAAATCTTAGAACATTGGCCAGATAGAAACCATAAAATCATTTATAAGTTAGGAAATCGTGAAATGTTTTGACTCAAGTTACTCCTATGGTTGATTTTGGGCATGATgtgtctcacatgatggacaactcacattgaaggtttggctcacatGACAgacgattcacatcaaaggtggccttcatatgatggacgatccacatccaatgtccGACATAATGGATGGCTTAAATATTTTAAAACATGAAGattgtagccatccattcttttgccaTTTTGGGCATGGTCAATTGTGATGAGGTCCGCTAAAACAATCGTCTCCATTGCTCCTACAATGGAATTGTTGTAATATTTAAAATAACATTAATTGTCCCTAAAAAAGCTTATTTTGACATTTTACCAAAAATGTTTATTTTaaacatgatttttttaaattaaaaacataattttattaaaacagcttatttaaaataagaaccaaaacaaaaagaatttattagagtagctcttatttgaaaagttGTTATTAGATCAGAGTAGAAATGCCAAATCCGCCCTTAATTAATTCACACCAATTATCAATGAATACACTCTCCCAAGATTAGAGTAGAAATGCCAAATGCCCCCTTTTTAAcccttaattaaaaaaaataaaaaaaaaataaaaaataaaaaataaaaagaaagaaagaaaagggccCACATATTTTAAGTTTGGACCCCCAAAGTATTTAAAAGTGACCATAGTTCTAAGGATGAGATATGGACTAAAGTTATGACTAGCCGTTGCCCCATTAGTGATAGATACAAACATAGATACATCAGGTTTATGTATCTATACTTAGTGTCGGGTAATTTGCCATAAGCTATTGATAAGGTATATAGGCAGGTCAGTTTGTTGAGGGTTCAATCCAAGCCCAATCCACTACCTATCGAGCTTCGCCAAAACCTGCTTTAGAAATGTGTCGAGCCAGTTGACCAGCAGGTTATCCCAACACATGCCACCCTCATCTTTTGTGAGATACCCATAAAAGCCAGTTAATTGCAATTTTGTTGGATGAACTTATTGTATACAACATGAATTTGGCTGGGGCTAGCATGATGTGTGTATGGTGTCCACCGCATCATGAAGCATCACCTTACTACGAAGTTGGgacaacccaaaaatcaggtgaatCTAACCATCAACCTTGCGAGGCCTACCTTCTATGTGGGTTGTCCGTCATGAGAAGTGGGCCTTCcatttcgtggggcccaccttggatgtgggtcattcatcattgcgGGACACCTTCCATGTGAACtgtcctcatgtggggcccaccttgaatgggGTCATCAACCCCcatcatcaatgttattgtccaccatgtggggcccaccttcaatatccactgctcataatgtggagcccacctttgatgtgggccccaccttctatGTGGGCTCtccatcaatgtgggccattcatcattaggggccgaccttcGATGTGAACCATGCATTTGTGGGTTCacattgatatgggtcatccatcatgtgggccacctccaATGTCAACAGCccatgatgtggaccatccatcttgtggggcTTGACTTagatatgggccattcatcattaggggctgaccatAAATGCAGGCCACCCATtatgtgggggcccaccttgatgtgggccatccaatgTGGATCCACCATCAACgataattgtccatcatgtgggcccaccttatatgtccactgcccatcatgtggagccctccTTTGGTGTGGACTGTCCATCGTGCAGGCCCatatttgatgtgggccatcatcatgtgggcccttctttgatatggattgtccataATGTGgacagatgagagagagagagagagagagagagagagagagagagagtagaaaagTAAAAAATTATGGCTATAACTAATGTTAAGGTATCTAGTTATTTTTGAAAGGATGCTCATCAAACTAACCATCAAACTAACTTAAAGAGGTAATTTTTATACAACAAGAAATAAAATATGTTAGTTGTGGGGTGGTACCCAATTAGGCCTTTACCATCTTATTTGTGCCATTGAAACTATAATGCTTAAACATTTTGTTCTTAACCATCACTATGCTTATATTTCCCTGCTTTTCACTGCTCATTCACAATGGCTCCAAATTTTGGGTGTTGCGGTTTGGTATAAGTGTATGTCATGTAGCATGGATTAATTGGTTATTGCACATTGTCGCTTAGCACAAATACGGGTGGAAGAGTTCGTTTGGCCTTCTATCACTACTGGTGATCCATCCCACGTCTGGGCCCACTGAAGCCTACATTTGATATTGATTACACATATGATGatttgaacctttttttttttttttcattacttGTTCGTTctaaattacaaagacaacaaaCAAATTCTTTTATAGAAATCACTAAGGAGATGGTGTGGTGCCCATTGAAAGTTTTCTTTTCAATGTTCTAGATTCATCTCCAGATATTGACGGACACAagcaaattttgaaatttaagagTCTAATGTGGGCCTATtgaaatattttcttttcattggcCTAAATTAATTCCCAGATATTGATGAGCACAAGCACCCAATCAATCAGCGCAAGTTTCTTACAGCCACTTGCATAACATTCGACTCCATGACAGAAACGATATTAATCAGCATGAAGGCTTCAATAGCTGGTGGCACACACTGCATCTTCAGTCACAATGCAGTAAAAAACGAACTCACATTTACGAAACATGAGCAAATTCTGAATTAACCCAATCATACTTGTGTCATTTTCTCCCGTTAACAACTTTAATGGGTATGCATACAAGATCTGATCCCAGGTGCAATGGGTGCCATTTTCAAGATCTGTTCCCAGGTGCAATTGCACGTCCATTTTACTAGTAATACTAAATGCATTGATTCCTGTTAATTTCAGCTTTACGAGCATCAATCCATACAATCTCACCGCCCCAAATACAAATGTCTCTGATTGTCCAATTAGGGATTATTGGTTTTGTATGTAAATCCATGGCGGACACTAGGGGTTTGGGAGGGAAGGGTCGGGTCGGGTGGAGAGTCAACTCGAATTCCAACCCAATCTCAAGAGGACCCCACCTGCAACCCGACCAGATTTCCAACCTGAGGTGTCAAAGCTGAATTCAAACCAGGTTAGCATTTTTTCAACCCGAAcccccaagttgcagccctagtgGAAACCTTAATATAAAATGGTCCACAATTGTAGGTAAGACTTCCTGGCCTACAAGGTGGAATTTGAACCGGAAAAATATCTGAAGATTTCATGTCTGATTTCCTTTGTCCATGTCGCTACTAAAGAATAACAAATTTACAATCGAAGCCAAACGAACGTCTCCCGTTGGTAGTCAAAAGTGATGGGCTCGTACAACTTGTAGATAATAAAAGACATGAAGGATATGAAGTAGATAAAGCTTTTAGACACGTCAAAAGCTGATGAAATCTATATTGCTGCTTTGACACCCCACCTAAGTAACAagtaggaaaaaaagaagaaaaaagagtccAACCATGCACAAGATACACCATTGTTATAGAAAAACGAAGCAGAATCCTACGAACTTCGCTTCATGTATCCCACACACCTTTTCGAATTCGAGGGTAGCGTCGCTATCTCACTTACACTTCTAGGCCTCTCACCGGGGGTTTTTAAACTaagattttattcattttttttttagaagattGGTTACAACCTAAGATGTTAGCATAGAGAATGGTAGCATATCATTAGCGAGGGGAGAGAAAGGAGGGACCGTGCCAAATGATCAAACTATCCTCATTTGGTGGAAAGTTATTAAGAGCGAGGAGGGGGAGCACCCCAGGGGGAGGATATGGGGAAGTGGGGACGAGGGTGGGAAGTAGTGGTGGAGGAGTGGGAGAGGGCAACCCTCTCGCAGGAAGGGCACATGGTGAGTGTTGTGGGAGGAGTCATGTGCATGTAGAGCTGTGGGGAGAGCTTGAGAGCCCTCAGCTCCTGAACCTCCTTCTGCAGCCTCCTGTTCTCCTCTGTCAGGTTCTCGCAGCACCTCTTTAGGAACTCGCAGTCCACCTCCGTCTGCTTCAGCTTCGTCCTGTTTTGCCAGTGAAAAGAAGAGCTTCAGTTCGAGTTcagatgcattttttttttcaattccaaAATTACGCTCTACCAATGCACAGTAACATATTTTAGCTATATatatagctatatatatatatagagagaaatCTATTCATCTCACCCACCTGGCCCTGCGGTTCTGGAACCAGACTTCTACTTGTCGGGGACGAAGATTCAGTTGCTTCGCTAACGCCAGCTTTTGCTTCTGGTTATTTGAAAAgggtaaaagaaaaatggagagttaGTTATGTTGTGTCGCTGAGCTCTCTTACACGCGGAGTCGTCAGTAAATTGCAACAGAGGAACATTCGTTTTCTATCCGATTCTATGAAAATAATTCAGGATGTGTGCGAATAATCAGCCTTTAAGAAAAGAACAAAAGCTTGCGTGACGACGTGGACGAAACCATTTCACGTGGATGATATTCATCTCCGTCCATATTCAGGacccaagtggactacaccacaggaaacagttgagatgAGAAGTCCCACTGTTATAATCATCCAAATTGCGTGGGTCCACTGCGGTTTTTACATGTTATCAAATCCACTCAGCTAGTGAGTCAGATGAATAAACACTTCCAAAGTGAGGACATCTGAGTCTCGTGTGGGCCACGTCACATGAATTTATAGCTTTTAATGGATGATTTTACACCGTtaaatgttgtggcccacttacatCTTGGATTAGACTGATTTTTGGCATCCATGTTGGAAATGTCGCAGTGCGCCTGACGGACGGAGTGGTTCTGATTCACGTTTGTCCTGAATCGCGCTCAGTTAGCACAAGTCGGATCTTCCGTGTTTTGCACGATTCAGGCCAGTCCAAAAAACCAAGAAGCTTTCATGCCTCTGCCTTTTCTCGGTAAACGACGAAAAAATTCTTACGATTTCCGTACTGAAGATGACTACACGTGCTGAGCACATGGTGGAagcagattagctgttacccACCCGTGTGGGACCTTCCTtgatgtatttctttttatatccacgccgtccatctgttttccgtCTCATTGTAGGACCCGACCCCAGATCATAAGAATatccaatctcaggtggagcataaCAATAGAAACGGTGAGGAATAGCATTATCGGATCAATCTGGTTTCTaatttcctttcatccagatcttcttgacattatcaagaggttagatgggaaataaacattacgaaagcCTAACTAtcgggccctttggaatttttaatggtgaggcactcaatcaccactgtttcctgtggtgtggcccacttgagatttggatccacatATTTTTTGGCACCCCACTCTAAAATGGCGTGGAGaaacggatgtacggcgtggatatgcaACAAATCATAGAGGTGGACCCCATAGAAGGGAAACAGGCCAGGTAACAccttgtagtgggatttcaccacctatgggtttcgaacccaagacctcgtgttgaaactcttcagagtctaccactcgggcaaCGCCTAATACGCTCCCCACATAAATACACGATAAAAATGCTCCTCAGGCGCCCAGCACGTGTTCACGATTTTGgctgtacatcaagtgggtcccgacAATCATGTCTAAGGCCTTAAATCTGGCCGGAACGTAGATTGTAACTCGTTAAATGCGTGCCCAACAGGATGAGCAGAGTTacctgggcccacctaatgatcagcACGCTTCTCGCGACACGTGTTAGGGCGTCTTGGTCGCAAGCTGCAGAAGCACGCCAGCACATGGCACAATCTCCCTGAATACCATTTCATGTTACCGAAAATGCCCCCGACATCCTATTCAATACTCGGGCAGACGATTGTATCGAACAGTTTCTTTTCAATTTATTCCAGCAACGCacattttcattgatccaaaccgttgatctcatggaccccaccgtgaatgGTCAAAACACGCACCAAAATTTCCAAAAGACGGGAAAAAAGTCCAAGATTCTTCCTGGtgcatggccatccacgatggtCCCACAACACAAATGTCTATGGCCTGGCCTTCATTTTTCTAATCTCGTGGGCAGTGTATAATGAGGGACGTTTTCTAATTCCAGAAGCGTGTAGGAACCGTACACATCCGCATGAGGCCACGCGTGCGAATATGAAACACGTGTGAGATCTGCGctttccatagttgaaatattgcTTAGATCTTCTTCCTAAAAATCCGACAATTTCACGCTTCGTGCCACAACTTTTTGttgccgttcatttgttttgatatgctGATCGCCGCATCCGAGTCgtaaaatggcctgatttttattgTAGAAAACATAAACAATGCATCGCAACTGAcgaaaagctcagatctcacgcaCGTGTCACACTGTGACACATGCGCCCGCTTGTGGAATAAGCAAAGATGTTGAATAGTAGCAGGAAGAAAGAGATGGGAGTTCTTTTGCTTACAGGATTGAGAGTATTGTGCTCCTTGAAGCTTTCTTCGAGCACGGCGGACTGATCTTTCGACAGCCTCAACTTCTTCCTTGAAGAAGCGTCTCCTCCATCTTCATCGTCGCTCATTCCTCGAGAGCAAGCCCTGTCGATCTCGATCTCTTCACCGCTCGGATCCCGTTCGCTCCTCTTCCCGCTCACGCTTGAGAGAGTACTGTTCGGAGAGGAGACGCCCGCTTCCTCCTCGCAGTCTCCGGATGGCATCCGATTCACGTCGATCCCTCTCAGGAATAATCGCGTCTCGCCTACGAACATTTACACAAAAGAGGGGGAAAAAATGAGGCGAAGTTTGCAGAGGTAGTACTTGAGAAAGGTAACAGGTCTTCGAATTAGATGAAATCAATGGGCTTTGAGAAGATCGATTAGAGATCAGCAAGATCTGGAAGACaaaggttttttgttttttgttttttttaataaacgGATCAAGAATTTACGACATCTTAAGATCGGTTGAATGAAAAAAGAACAGAAACCACAAAGAGCGGTTTGAAAACCTCCGAAATGTTGGCAAAATGCTAAAATCGTTCGGATCTGGAAAAAAGATTTTGAAAAATACGGCTTTTTGGAAACAAAATCTCAGGAATCGTGAAAAAAGCTCGAGAACATGCTTTTACCACCCGACGAGACTTAAAAAACAAAACGCATAGGAATCCGATTCCTCATTAGATCTAACGATTCCtaaagggaaagaagaaagcaaaaaaaaaaaaaatcaatttcaaatACCTGCAGAGGCGAAAACGTCATTCCACGGGCTTTTCTGCATCAAGAAAGGCGGAGCAGCAGTAGACGCTATCGCCGTCGAAGGCATGAGATTCAGCTGCAAGGGACGGTGATCCtcagaagatctcaagctcaagctcaaccCTAGATCTTCCTTTTCCACCACcatttcttccttccttctttctgctctttctagggttagggtttcgcttTCGGCCTCTGAAATCGCTCTCTGCCTTTTCCCTTCCCCTCTTAAAATCCgcggaaaagagagagagagcagatggGTGGCTGCGAGTTACAAGGATTTTCAGCTTTTTCTCAGTACAGTGGGGAGAACTATGGTGGGTTTATATAGAAATCTCCTCCTCGAGAATTGCTAATTTCACCATCTCAAGCACATTCTCCTCTCACGTGGATTACAAGTGGCACGTGTTATGAATCGTAGCTGTTCATTAAGAAATTAAAGAACTTTGGCACGTATATCATCATACCGTGTGccaaatttataaattttaaataagtGGTCATGAGAAATTGATCAATGGTTCAGATTaattatacatgtgtggcccaaatTATGATATGTTTTCGACTTATTTTATACCATCTGAATCTACATAGTATGATTCTTTCGGATAACGGGTCCGATATTATGCATGTGTAGAAAGTTTCCACGTGTGAGGAGAGTGTGATTGACTTACACGCTCGTGCGAGTGCAGTATCCATTTCTGCTCGTGCTTCTTATCATAAGACTCGTGTCAGGCGCCAATGATGGCTCCCTAACCTTACCGTGGTTCCTACCAAGCTAACCATGGTTAGACATCTGGCTGTTTAACCTTCCGAGCTTCCCGAGCCGATTCGGCTTCTCTTGACCATTGACTCGGGCTACTAGTGTGGTGATTCATCGTCCTCACACGTGGGAGTGATGTAGTACcacaatctacaccatccaaattgtgggtcccattgtggatgggggATATGCATGAAATCAAATCTGCTCCATTCAAAAGTTGGGCCACtgacttggacggtttgatttacCGTACAGCTATGCCAATCGTCCGTTTGAAGAGTAACTAGTCAACACCAGTTTTTGAACGGTGCAAAACTAAGGCAGTGTGTCCAGATACTAATGTTTGTATTGTACAGTTCGAGTTCTTGAGggaccctgactgtagggcccactttgatgcatgcattgtatatccacaccgttcatctgttttttgagcttattttagaTGGTGGCCTGAAAAATGAAGCGGACAAAAAATTTCAGGTGATcacagcacagaaaacagtgattattgaccattaaaaaatttttgtgggccatcaaattcttagatcaagctaatatttgtattttcctttcattcaggccTTTTTAACCTTACCAACTGGTTTGATGGTCAAAAATCATTACAGTGgaacttaggaagtttttaatggtgtaagttCAACTAACACTGTTTTCTTTCTCGTGGTTTATCCGGAAATTGTATTTTCTTCGATTTTGGTACCATGATATAAAATAAactgacaaaacagatgaacggcgtgaatatacaatgcatgcattgaggtgggcgcTACAGTCAGCGTTCCACCCACAAGCAGTTACGGTGAAACCATTATACTATGAACCCAATTAGAATGGTCAATGTTCCAAAAATCTGTAAGAAGAATCAACGGCTCATATTGAACCAAAggacaaatattatattgatctatCGTTTTCTTAATCATCTCTTTTCCGACCACCTATTGAAAATGTCTAGGATAGGATTTTCCATGGGGCGATTTTCCGTTGGCTATACAAAATGAAAGCCCGAGCGTTATTCCATGGAGTTTTTTTTATTGAACAATCTAGGCAAGGCCTGTCGTACCAACAGTTTGGTCCGGTAATCCATATGCGCCCCACTTGTAAAAACTGCAAGCCCTCATCCAATGCACAGGCTCTTGGCTAGGACTCCTATTGCCTGTCGATATGGCCAAGGTATTAAAGTTCGG
Coding sequences:
- the LOC131248218 gene encoding homeobox-leucine zipper protein HAT2-like, which gives rise to MVVEKEDLGLSLSLRSSEDHRPLQLNLMPSTAIASTAAPPFLMQKSPWNDVFASAGETRLFLRGIDVNRMPSGDCEEEAGVSSPNSTLSSVSGKRSERDPSGEEIEIDRACSRGMSDDEDGGDASSRKKLRLSKDQSAVLEESFKEHNTLNPKQKLALAKQLNLRPRQVEVWFQNRRARTKLKQTEVDCEFLKRCCENLTEENRRLQKEVQELRALKLSPQLYMHMTPPTTLTMCPSCERVALSHSSTTTSHPRPHFPISSPWGAPPPRS